TGCGCGGTGTTGGAAAGGATGGCCCTGCCAAATTCCCTTTTGTCTGACTTCGCTACCCTGCCGCCATAGCGTTTGGCGGTCAGTTGCGCACCATAACAAACACCCAAAACCGGTATTTGTTGTACAATATTGGCTACATCCAGGTCGGGGCTTTCCGGATCATTGACGGAAAAAGGGCTCCCCGAAAGAATCACCCCTTTTATCGCCGGGTCGGGTTGTACCCCTTTGTGGAAAGGCAGGATCTCGCAGTAGACGTTGCATTCGCGGACAGCCCGGGCGATGAGTTGGGTGTATTGGGAGCCAAAGTCAAGTATCAGGATTTTTTCTGTCATGGTGGTGCAAAAGTATGAAGAATCTCTATCTTAGTCCACGAAAAGGGCGCCACAGGCGCCCTGCCCGAAGGGCCATTATTAGCGGTGTTGCGACGGCGGCCTAAATTGGCCGCTTAGGTCGCCGCCGCAACTCAAAATGCACGTCAAATGAAACGCCTCCTCGCCGCCTTATCGCTTGTTGTCCTTGCCTCCTGTCATTTCGGCCCCTACCACGTCGTCCGGGGGAACGGGAGCGTCCAGAAAGAGGAACGCAAGGTGGGGGAATTCAAGCGGGTGGACGTCCGGGGTTTTTTTAACGTCTATGTGACCCAGGGGAGCGACTACAAAGTGGAGCTGGAGGGCGAAAGCAACCTCCTTCAATACATCACTACCCGGGTCGACGGCAACCGGCTGATCATTTCCACCGAAAACGCGGTTGACCTGACGACCAACAACGACCTGAACGCCTATGTCACTTTGCCGGAAACCGACGAGGTCGTCCTGTCCGGATCGGGCAATATTATTTCACAGAATACCCTTTCCTCCCCGAACCCCATGTCCTTCAGCCTGAATGGAAGCGGGGACGTCAAGGTAGCGGTCGACGCCCCGAAAGTCGAAACCAGCCTGGCCGGGTCGGGGAAACTCGCCCTGAGCGGACAGACCCGCGACCTGAAGGTGGACATTGCCGGGAGCGGTACTTTCTCCGGGGATTCCCTAAAGTCCGAGAACGGGAAAGTATCCATCATGGGGTCGGGGAGCGCCTACATTTTCTCCAGCGTCTCCCTGGATGTAACGATCGGGGGCAGCGGGGATGTGTATTACTGGGGGGATCCTTCCATTTCCCAGCACGTGTACGGGTCAGGGTCGCTAAACAAGCGCTAGTTTACCCGGTACACCGGGTACCGCAGGTGCTCCGGTTCATACCATTGGGAATGTTTGTACACAAAGTCCAGTTGGGCTGCCCCGTTAGCGGCAAAAGCAGGGTCGGCCTGGCGCTTTTTGTCCAGTGCCTCGCGGATGTCCGGGTGTGCCTGTAGATAGGCCCCTGCCACGTCCTCCAGACGGTAGGCGCTATAACCCTCTTTTTCCTGCAAAATGGCGTCGAAAAAGTTCCAGGAGAAATACGAATCGTCCCCGGTGGGCTCCAACATTTCCACGGCAAAACGGTCGGTGGGGTAACCCATGGGAACCCAGTAATCGCCTTTACGGAAATGCAGGGTTTGGGTCATCACCGACACCTTCACATCCGTATTGCGGTGGTGGCGTTCGAACACGCGGGGGGCCGCTTTATAGCCATCGATATGATAAGCGTCGACGGTGATCGTCGTGTCTTGTGTCAGCGGCCGGAGGGGAACCCCGTTGAGCGCCAGCAGGTCGGTCACGCTGTGCCAGCCCTGGGGGATGACGTACGCCCGGGGTTTGGTGACAGAATCGATGCCGGTGAAATAATCGAAATAGTCGACCGTACGCTCATACGGACGGCTATGGTCATAATACAACCGGGGCAGGCCGCTGACGTCGCTCGGTTTGCGGTCGGCGGTATACCCCTTGAAGTCCACGGTGTCCCAGCGTGTGGAATCGGGGTGCCAGGCCAGCGCAAAACGTTCCTGCATCCCGATGGCTTTGCGGTCCGCGGCCCGGCTGGCAATGATGTCCCGGCCGTAATGCCCTGCCTCCCGGATCATGACCGTCATCAACCGGTAGGTTGACCGGACCCGGTTTGCAAAGGGTTTGAGCATGTGGGTTTCGGGCATGAACCCTATGGTCTGGAAAAGGGCTGCATACCCCGTCGAGTAGCGCGGGGAGTCATAAAACGCATCCCAGCCCCGGTCGGGGTTGGCGTCCTCGAAATTCACATAGGGGGTCATCTGGTCACCCTCGTTCTTCATGTCCCGGAAAAGGGCGGGGAGATACACGTCGTGTAAGAACCGCCCGGCCGCCCCGCCCAGCTTGTCGTGCTGGGTGGGTAAGAGGGTCATGGTATGCTGGTAGTCGGCCCCGTCGCTGACGTGGTTGTCGACCAGGATGTGCGGATCCACGTAGTGGAAGATGCGGGCAAAACCAACGGCGTTGCGGCTGTCACACTTGGTAAAGTCCCGGTTGAGGTCCAGGTTCTGGGCGTTGCCCCGGAAGCCATAAGCCAGGGGACCGTTTTGGTTGACCCTGGACCAGGAGCCGCGGTCCAGGCTTCCCCCGATATTGTATAAGGGAATGATCGCGAGCCCCACGTTGTCGGGGATATGGGCCTTGCCCTGGAGGATGTCCCTCAGGAGCATCATCGACGCATCCACGCCGTCAGGTTCCCCGGGGTGGATGCCGTTATTGATCAGGATTACCACTTTCCCGGCCTTGTGCCAGGCGGCGGGATCGGCGCTTCCATCGTTTGCATACAGCAGCAGGTGGAGCGGGTAGCCGGCATCGGTAGGCCCCATGGTCTTCAGATGCACCCGGGTAGGGTAACGGGCGGCCAGCTCCTTATAGTAGGCGATACAGCTATCATAGGTCGTTGTGGCAAGGCCGTTCGACCGTTCGAAGGAAGTGACCTGGGCGCTGGCGGTGCCGCAAAGGAGCAGGAATGCAAGCAAATGTCTCATACGTAAAAATTAGAGCCGGCCACGGGCCGGCTGGCCGAAGGCCCATAGTTAGCGGATTTTTGTGTCCGCCGTAAATTGTCAGTTACGGCGGACACAAAAATCAAAAGTCCCGAATTTTTCGGGACTTCCAAATAACTTATACGTGAGCGGCTTCTCCTTACGCGATCTTGTTGACGCGGATGGCGAGCTTGCTCTTCAGGTTGGATGCCTTGTTCTTATGGATGATGCCGTTCTTCGCCATCTTGTCGATCATGGCGATCACCTCGGGCAGTTTCCCCGCGGCGGCAGCTTTATCCGTGACAGCCTTCAGGTCCCGGATCGCGTTACGGGTGGTTTTACCCTGATAGCGATTCTTTTCCCTGCGCTTGGCGGCCTGACGTACGTCTTTTTTTGTTGCCTGATGATTAGCCATGAGTCACTATTATTTTTTGTCCGGTAAATTTAGGAGGGCAAAGGTAGGCGTTTTCGGTAAAAGAACAAGCCCCGGCCGGAGAAAAATAATA
This region of Dinghuibacter silviterrae genomic DNA includes:
- the rpsT gene encoding 30S ribosomal protein S20 — translated: MANHQATKKDVRQAAKRREKNRYQGKTTRNAIRDLKAVTDKAAAAGKLPEVIAMIDKMAKNGIIHKNKASNLKSKLAIRVNKIA
- a CDS encoding M14 family metallopeptidase; its protein translation is MRHLLAFLLLCGTASAQVTSFERSNGLATTTYDSCIAYYKELAARYPTRVHLKTMGPTDAGYPLHLLLYANDGSADPAAWHKAGKVVILINNGIHPGEPDGVDASMMLLRDILQGKAHIPDNVGLAIIPLYNIGGSLDRGSWSRVNQNGPLAYGFRGNAQNLDLNRDFTKCDSRNAVGFARIFHYVDPHILVDNHVSDGADYQHTMTLLPTQHDKLGGAAGRFLHDVYLPALFRDMKNEGDQMTPYVNFEDANPDRGWDAFYDSPRYSTGYAALFQTIGFMPETHMLKPFANRVRSTYRLMTVMIREAGHYGRDIIASRAADRKAIGMQERFALAWHPDSTRWDTVDFKGYTADRKPSDVSGLPRLYYDHSRPYERTVDYFDYFTGIDSVTKPRAYVIPQGWHSVTDLLALNGVPLRPLTQDTTITVDAYHIDGYKAAPRVFERHHRNTDVKVSVMTQTLHFRKGDYWVPMGYPTDRFAVEMLEPTGDDSYFSWNFFDAILQEKEGYSAYRLEDVAGAYLQAHPDIREALDKKRQADPAFAANGAAQLDFVYKHSQWYEPEHLRYPVYRVN
- a CDS encoding head GIN domain-containing protein; the protein is MKRLLAALSLVVLASCHFGPYHVVRGNGSVQKEERKVGEFKRVDVRGFFNVYVTQGSDYKVELEGESNLLQYITTRVDGNRLIISTENAVDLTTNNDLNAYVTLPETDEVVLSGSGNIISQNTLSSPNPMSFSLNGSGDVKVAVDAPKVETSLAGSGKLALSGQTRDLKVDIAGSGTFSGDSLKSENGKVSIMGSGSAYIFSSVSLDVTIGGSGDVYYWGDPSISQHVYGSGSLNKR